One Paenibacillus riograndensis SBR5 DNA segment encodes these proteins:
- a CDS encoding IlvD/Edd family dehydratase — MEERTGISGEGNAESRAAGHRLKSESYFREKDLWGFIHRSFTKSMGYTEEDLRKPVIGICNTFSELNKCHSHFNELANYVKRGVWQAGGVPMEFPTISIGEPYVKPTTMLLRNLMAMDTEEMMKGHPIDGVVLLGGCDKTVPAQLMAAASVNLPAIVLTGGPMLNGRLDGRSLGACTDCYGFTLEHKAGNLTDEELAVAEDAICRSDGHCMVMGTASTMASIAEALGMALPGCAAIPAPDSRRRHLSERTGKQIVELVRRDIRPRDIMTAEAVENAITVTMASGGSTNAIIHLVAISQRLGRKLPLETFDAISRRTPFILNLRPSGKYQMEEYFEAGGVPALMKELEPLLHGGCLTVTGKTVTENLVQAATLDREVIRSMAEPLESQGGIAVLRGNLAPDGALIKQTAVSAHLKQHTGRAVVFESRADLLLRIDDPELEVDEHSVLVLKNAGPKGAPAMPEIGQIPIPQKLLVRGIRDMVRISDARISGTSYGALIVHAAPEAAVGGTLALVRDGDEIELDIAARKLVLKVPDRELARRRALWKAPEPHYDRGYGLLFHERVLQANLGCDFDFLLPAELRRELLDGAEAP, encoded by the coding sequence ATGGAGGAACGTACGGGAATCAGCGGGGAGGGCAATGCAGAGAGCAGAGCTGCCGGACACAGGCTGAAGAGTGAATCATATTTCCGGGAAAAAGATCTATGGGGCTTCATTCACCGTTCTTTTACGAAATCGATGGGGTATACCGAAGAGGATTTGCGGAAGCCGGTTATTGGCATTTGCAATACCTTCAGTGAGCTGAACAAGTGCCACTCGCATTTTAATGAGCTGGCGAATTATGTGAAGCGCGGAGTCTGGCAGGCCGGCGGGGTGCCGATGGAATTCCCGACGATTTCAATCGGCGAGCCTTACGTCAAACCGACGACGATGCTGCTTCGGAACCTGATGGCCATGGACACAGAGGAAATGATGAAGGGCCATCCCATAGACGGGGTGGTGCTGCTCGGCGGCTGCGACAAAACGGTGCCCGCCCAGCTCATGGCTGCGGCCAGTGTGAACCTTCCGGCCATTGTGCTGACGGGCGGGCCGATGCTGAACGGCCGTCTGGACGGGCGCAGCCTGGGCGCCTGCACCGACTGCTACGGCTTTACGCTGGAGCATAAAGCGGGAAATCTTACGGATGAGGAGCTGGCGGTGGCGGAGGACGCCATCTGCCGCAGCGACGGGCACTGCATGGTGATGGGCACGGCAAGCACCATGGCCTCGATTGCCGAAGCCCTTGGCATGGCGCTTCCAGGCTGCGCGGCGATCCCCGCGCCGGACAGCCGCCGCAGGCATCTCTCTGAGCGGACCGGCAAGCAGATTGTGGAGCTGGTGCGGCGGGATATCCGCCCGCGTGACATCATGACCGCCGAGGCGGTGGAGAACGCCATCACGGTCACGATGGCCAGCGGCGGCTCGACGAATGCCATCATCCATCTTGTAGCGATCTCCCAGCGGCTGGGCCGGAAGCTGCCGCTGGAGACGTTCGATGCGATCAGCCGCCGGACGCCGTTCATTTTGAATTTGCGGCCTTCGGGCAAATATCAGATGGAGGAGTATTTTGAGGCAGGCGGCGTGCCTGCGCTGATGAAAGAGCTGGAGCCGCTGCTGCACGGCGGCTGCCTGACCGTAACCGGGAAGACGGTTACGGAGAATCTAGTCCAGGCGGCCACCCTGGACCGGGAGGTGATCCGCAGCATGGCGGAGCCGCTGGAGAGCCAGGGCGGAATTGCCGTGCTGCGCGGCAATCTCGCCCCGGACGGCGCGCTGATTAAGCAGACGGCGGTATCCGCGCATTTGAAGCAGCACACCGGACGCGCGGTGGTGTTCGAAAGCCGGGCGGACCTCCTGCTGCGGATCGACGACCCGGAGCTGGAGGTCGATGAGCACAGTGTGCTGGTGCTCAAGAATGCCGGGCCCAAAGGCGCGCCCGCGATGCCGGAGATCGGGCAGATCCCGATTCCGCAGAAGCTGCTGGTGCGCGGGATAAGGGATATGGTCCGCATCTCCGACGCGCGGATCAGCGGCACCTCCTACGGCGCCCTGATCGTGCATGCGGCGCCGGAGGCAGCCGTTGGCGGAACACTGGCGCTTGTACGGGACGGCGATGAAATCGAGCTGGATATTGCCGCAAGAAAGCTGGTCCTGAAGGTGCCGGACAGGGAGTTGGCCCGGCGGCGCGCTTTATGGAAAGCACCGGAGCCTCATTACGACAGAGGCTACGGACTGCTGTTTCATGAGCGGGTGCTGCAGGCGAACCTGGGCTGCGATTTTGACTTTTTGCTGCCGGCAGAGCTTCGCCGGGAACTGCTGGACGGGGCTGAAGCGCCATAA